A window from Toxoplasma gondii ME49 chromosome IX, whole genome shotgun sequence encodes these proteins:
- a CDS encoding isoprenylcysteine carboxyl methyltransferase (icmt) family protein (encoded by transcript TGME49_306470~Signal peptide predicted by SignalP 2.0 HMM (probability 0.964) with cleavage site probability 0.313 at residue 104~Predicted trans-membrane domain (TMHMM2.0):39-62:617-640:660-683:687-707), with the protein MASASPSSWREETSSLDSLSSRAGRKSPVSRLSSSRPYRASSVALLLCFLLGCLLGVHWATQNAGLSAAASSERVVSSLVSAHPLLSSLFFSSLFSHGLPWTAAFHTVPASLLSHIYRAADFETEESRRGEKEHANVNSSPAARIPRRPHSSRWTSRTPVEAAANESREADSPSSSSSPSSSSSSSSSPPSSLLSWIVSFLRILSGSGEGQFSASSFCPLNLSWAFFLAAALLPRNAAAPVSEAGLDLSKKRELSPVASRALSLFFDKGEEGEEEDPNAGPLRPLHFQGRGAATAKEKRKLESPPDQKNGGASGKKKARGQSEQAQKGGGVEEEEAEEVEEEVEEEDGGCERGDGISGGEEAEAREGKKSAVSVCGGVVAVEEVYVQGSILFGLGWIFAFFGAKTVFGCGPLWVQVEGLFLFLVSLHHLTEFFFVFFYHPQSLSVDSFLLNNTCAYTLALVLSVAELRLRASLLRGGREPEAGPVEETPVNLLRDTLASASLLLRRCLAWIGDSEQAGETRTRASHSQTWSGSPPASLSSFSDSSLSSSLSSFSSFSSSSFFSSMSSPSPRSSLSLASMPSPFLEGSNVESSCLRETAGVLAGAERGRLGGAGVVDSLASLLSLLGLLLACGGLLLRLCAFATAGRNFTHQIATTRRPSHALVTRGVYGVYRHPAYTGWFYWAVGSQVAIGNVVCMLLFAAVSFVFFRDRILYEEQLLETMFPGTYCAYRAATPRLGIPLLQAAVRRVQVKKTPGTVYD; encoded by the exons ATGGCGTcggcctctccctcttcctggagagaagagacgtcCTCTCTGGACAGCCTCTCGTCTCGCGCCGGCAGGaagtctcctgtctccaggCTGTCCTCGTCGCGTCCGTACCGGGCCTCGTCGGTCGCTCTGctgctctgcttcctcctcggctgtctcctcggtgtGCACTGGGCGACCCAGAATGCaggtctctctgctgccgctTCCAGCGAgcgcgtcgtctcctctcttgtctccgcccatccgctgctctcctctctcttcttctcttctctcttctcgcacGGTCTCCCGTGGACGGCCGCCTTCCATACAgtgcctgcctctctcctctcgcacATTTACCGCGCTGCAGACttcgagacagaagagagccgacgaggagagaaagaacacgCAAACGTGAACTCTTCTCCCGCCGCTCGGATACCACGGCGCCCTCACTCTAGCCGCTGGACCTCTCGCACTCCTGTCGAGGCTGCTGCAAACGAATCTCGTGAGGCGGATtcaccctcttcttcctcttctccttcctcctcttcttcctcttcttcctcccctccttcttcgttgctCTCGTGGatcgtttctttcctgcgTATTCTTTCAGGTTCAGGAGAGGGACAAttttctgcctcgtcgtTTTGTCCGCTGAATCTTTCCTGGGCGTTTTTCCTTGCAGCTGCCTTGCTTCCCAGGAACGCGGCGGCACCCGTTTCGGAGGCTGGTCTCGATCTCtccaaaaagagagaactgtctcctgtcgcttccagagctctctctctcttcttcgacaaaggagaagaaggagaagaagaagacccgAACGCAGGACCTCTCCGGCCTCTCCATTTTCAAGGGAGAGGCGCCGCCActgcgaaggagaagaggaaactcgAGTCTCCTCCTGACCAGAAGAATGGCGGAGCAtccggaaaaaagaaagcacGTGGACAGTCGGAACAAGCACAGAAAGGCGGCGGTgtagaagaggaagaggccgaagaagtcgaagaagaagtcgaagaggaagatggcGGCTGTGAGAGAGGTGACGGGATCTccggaggggaagaagcggaagcgagagaagggaagaagtcGGCTGTGAGCGTCTGTGGGGGCGTGGTGGCTGTCGAagaggtgtatgtacagggGTCGATACTCTTTGGTTTGGGGTGGatttttgcgtttttcggCGCGAAAACTGTGTTCGGCTGCGGGCCTCTGTGGGTCCAGGTTGAgggcctcttcctcttcttggtGAGTCTCCATCACCTCACagagttcttcttcgtttttttctacCACCCTCAATCTCTCTCCGTCGACAGCTTTCTCCTCAACAACACATGCGCCTACACACTCGCCTTGGTCCTCTCCGTGGCGGAGCTCCGGctccgcgcttctctgctccgGGGTGGACGTGAACCCGAAGCCGGTCCAGTAGAGGAGACGCCTGTCAATCTCCTTCGAGACACTCTCGCGTCagcctcgcttctccttcgcagATGTCTCGCTTGGATCGGAGATTCTGAACAAGCAGGCGAAACGCGGACGAGAGCAAGCCATTCGCAGACTTGGAGTGGTTCCCCGCCTGCCTCTCTATCGTCTTTTTCGgactcctccctctcttcgtctctctcttccttctcttccttctcttcctcctctttcttctcttccatgtcttctccgtctcctcgttcttctctctcactcgCGTCCATGCCTTCTCCATTCTTGGAGGGGTCCAATGTAGAgagcagctgtctccgcgagaCTGCAGGAGTTCTCGCCGGTGCGGAACGGGGAAGGTTAGGCGGGGCCGGTGTGGTGgactctctcgcttctctgctttcgctgCTTGGGCTGCTTCTTGCATGCGGTGGCCTGCTGCTCCgcctctgcgccttcgcaACAGCCGGTCGAAATTTTACTCACCAAATTGCCACGACGCGCCGTCCGTCCCACGCCTTGGTGACTCGCGGCGTCTACGGAGTGTACCGACACCCGGCGTACACTGGCTGGTTCTACTGGGCCGTCG gTTCCCAGGTCGCGATTGGCAACGTGGTGTGTATGCTGCTGTTcgcggctgtctccttcgtctttttccgcGACAGAATTCTGTACGAAGAACAACTCCTGGAGACGATGTTCCCCGGAACGTACTGCGCGTACCGCGCAGCTACGCCGCGGCTCGG GATTCCCCTTCTTCAAGCCGCTGTTCGGCGAGTGCAAGTGAAGAAAACCCCAGGGACTGTATACGATTGA
- a CDS encoding CAM kinase, CDPK family (encoded by transcript TGME49_306480): MAPLPHAETREPPSCEADSLRSDSPLTAPCSCFPVAKRLRPDQLEGGALVEVQISDRLHLPLSSAFLAPKSLEVESDGGPPAEPFAALSGMQTPRGESPRDRAVPQRRPSWSSFKRPAEDVSDLLCKKSASLLSPSVSSSPVLGASQPQSLSASTSRAQSRLSSPALSPEEGGSLWASPRCPPSLLRGKRNRTSFLSGEAHALPQNVETVPDLSDSKLSHLTALPGRRDPSDPSGSQWYFLDAALGRDGALPCPREEAGCVSSPELCVSPGEAEQENKLVDEEVGSVAAAKAVGASSPTPSLSQTTSHGGEDETLLPAPMLSLLHQAPSPCRGAAGSLSPCLQCCESPPSRKRIFSRDPCLSLSLLSPSSENFSSPPALFASGDRSRSWVAKKSPSFFAPSPWGSPSTGLLATPASKELQQDLRQPLLRCTCSVASTAAPSPQFGSQHSEFSVSSAGFYPASPLAGRPDSQSLPSVDWSPCLSSQDELGNDPTGEATAGLATEGPPCPINGDCLCRGKAPLVVPLGALARLGSCTLEKDALTQQGRPADDCAESALISELGDREDSRLLSLAAGPQSPHSPPGLDLPTPGRLALGPDACKAVESEVACKPAACPQRRLSGTASLEAHGDHFQPQRDREDSSRSSDLREAASRPQTPGVQRPSFETDESAALIGGAPRRGPTCLLPLGASPESLREFQKPVLPLAPLERGKAAPGLLLLPNAACEEPADVDLMHRRVELAAAAIQRAAEEAKKAAREALAKAAAMEAASRAAAAARDAAALAVQRALSEQKLFTEYPDLARNIHEDFDLFCTSSALFGTASSCLELDESSEQSAVAGDGEGAGSREHSEQPSGVMSAKEDKERARWLLERKRKCGDLSEREATEMSTQACTETLSEQSSQESAIAGGTEFGSNEFGGNTCTREDLQGGFEATGGIAGGLRTEKTFPGAEAGAKVEGQAARRRPTRMGKHLVLGEGRLGKVILAEERETRRPAAVKMIDKRMLRGANVDQQNFRQEVEVHRRLPAHRNIVGMRDVYEDRDTLYMVMELCDRANLLDKIVEEGPLEEDLARKIFLQILAAVMHCHQHNIVHRDLKPENILFVLPSSREEAPNLACTCCGSHASLERHLKSHEACGDWRDTPRGELSPSLKSTPFCSPALPPALPAGPRRGPGSPGLEPKAVAACGDCLCDWSLEGPRGEPQPCACARKSPLWNATVKLTDFGAACASAKGELLGTACGTVHYLAPEVLMGNYYDGFASDAWSLGVVLFTMLAAAPPFNGPTHAELTRQITRGEYHMTGRAWWRVSSEAKDLIRRLLVVRPQHRLRVEDVVHHPWVVRAAPAALPSFFLDNPHCLASLAAAVQATPSPSFACTSASCCLHAHAQQVLGGPCL; this comes from the exons ATGGCGCCGCTTCCCCACGCTGAGACGCGGGAACCCCCGTCGTGCGAGGCCGACAGTCTCCGCTCGGACTCTCCCTTGACTGCCCCCTGCAGCTGCTTCCCCGTCGCGAAGCGGCTCCGACCAGACCAGCTGGAAGGTGGAGCGCTCGTCGAAGTTCAGATCTCCGACCGACTCCACCTGCCGCTctcgtctgcctttctcgcgcCCAAGAGTCTCGAGGTagagagcgacggcgggCCCCCCGCGGAGCCCTTCGCGGCTCTCTCGGGTATGCAGACTCCTCGCGGGGAATCGCCGCGCGACCGCGCCGTCCCGCAGCGCCGGCCGAGCTGGAGCAGCTTCAAGCGCCCAGCGGAGGACGTTTCGGACCTTCTGTGCAAGAAGAGCGCGAGTCTGCTGTCCccgagtgtctcctcgtctccggtTCTGGGCGCGTCACAGCCTCAGAGCCTCAGCGCCTCAACTTCCCGCGCACAATCCCGTCTGAGCTCTCccgctctgtctccggagGAGGGTGGGAGTCTCTGGGCGTCGCCGCGATGcccgccttctctgttgcGGGGCAAGCGGAATCGGACGAGCTTTCTCTCcggagaggcgcatgcactcccTCAGAACGTCGAGACTGTCCCCGACCTCTCCGACTCCAAACTCTCTCACCTCACTGCGCTGCCAGGGCGTCGGGACCCCTCGGATCCGAGCGGCTCGCAGTGGTACTTCCTAGACGCAGCTCTCGGGCGCGACGGCGCTCTGCCCTGCCCCCGGGAGGAGGCTGGATGCGTGTCGAGCCCGgagctctgcgtctcgccggGAGAGGCTGAGCAGGAGAACAAGCTCGTGGACGAGGAAGTGGGGAGCGTCGCTGCAGCGAAGGCCGTCGGAGCGTCCTCCCCAACGCCATCCCTCTCGCAAACGACGTCGCACGGGGGCGAGGACGAGACGCTGTTGCCGGCGCCCatgttgtctctcctccaccaGGCGCCGAGTCCCTGCCGCGGAGCCGCgggctctctctcgccgtgtCTCCAGTGCTGTGAGTCTCCGCCGTCGCGGAAGCGGATTTTTTCGCGAGACCCATGTTTGtcgctctcgctcctctcaCCTTCGTCTGAGAatttctcctcgccgcctGCGCTGTTTGCCAGTGGGGACCGTTCGCGCTCCTGGGTCGCGAAGAAGTcgccctccttcttcgccccTTCTCCATGGGGCTCTCCCAGCACGGGCCTTCTGGCGACGCCCGCGAGCAAGGAGCTGCAGCAGGACCTGCGCCAGCCACTCCTCAGGTGCACATGCAGCGTCGCGAGCACTgccgcgccttctcctcaATTCGGCAGCCAACACAGCGAATTTTCTGTGAGTTCCGCGGGCTTCTATCCCGCCAGTCCACTCGCGGGTCGCCCCGACTCCCAGAGTCTCCCCTCAGTGGACTggtctccctgtctctcctctcaggACGAACTCGGGAACGACCCCACAGGCGAGGCGACAGCCGGTCTCGCGACCGAGGGCCCACCCTGCCCCATAAACGGAGACTGTCTCTGCCGGGGGAAAGCCCCGCTCGTGGTGCCCCTCGGCGCCCTGGCGCGTCTGGGGTCTTGCACCCTCGAGAAGGACGCCCTGACGCAGCAGGGGCGACCGGCGGACGACTGCGCGGAGTCAGCGCTCATCAGCGAACTTGGAGACAGGGAGGACAGCCGTCTGCTCTCCCTCGCGGCCGGTCCTCAGAGTCCGCATAGTCCGCCAGGCCTCGATCTCCCCACCCCTGGGCGACTGGCGCTCGGCCCCGACGCCTGCAAGGCTGTGGAGTCCGAAGTCGCATGCAAACCCGCGGCCTGTCCTCAGCGACGCCTCTCCGGAACTGCGTCTCTTGAGGCTCACGGCGACCATTTCCAGCCGCAGCGCGACCGAGAGGACTCCTCACGTTCCTCCGACCTCCGAGAAGCAGCTTCACGCCCGCAGACTCCAGGAGTGCAGCGTCCAAGCTTCGAGACAGACGAGTCCGCGGCTCTGATTGGCGGCGCGCCGCGGAGGGGCCCAACGTGTCTTCTGCCGCTTGGTGCCTCGCCCGAGAGTCTCCGAGAATTTCAAAAGCCTGTCCTGCCGCTGGCGCCCCTCGAGCGCGGGAAGGCTGCGCCGGGGCTCCTGCTGCTCCCGAACGCTGCCTGCGAAGAGCCTGCAGACGTGGACCTCATGCACCGACGCGTGGAGCTCGCAGCGGCGGCGATTCAACGCGCAGCCGAGGAGGCAAAGAAGGCCGCCCGCGAGGCCCTCGCGAAGGCCGCAGCAATGGAGGCGGCCTCGCGCGCCGCGGCTGCAGCCAGAGACGCCGCCGCACTGGCTGTCCAGAGGGCTCTCAGCGAGCAGAAGCTGTTTACGGAGTATCCCGACCTTGCGCGGAACATCCACGAGGATTTTGATCTTTTCTGcacctcttctgctctctttggAACCGCCAGTTCTTGTCTGGAGCTCGACGAGAGCAGCGAGCAAAGTGCTGTCGCGGGAGACGGGGAGGGCGCGGGCTCCCGGGAGCACAGCGAACAACCTTCTGGGGTTATGAGCGCCAaggaagacaaggagaggGCGCGGTGGctgctggagaggaagaggaagtgtGGAGACTtgtcagagagagaagcaacggaGATGTCGACCCAGGCGTGCACAGAGACGCTGTCTGAGCAAAGTTCTCAGGAGAGCGCTATCGCGGGAGGCACCGAGTTCGGCAGCAACGAGTTCGGCGGCAACACATGCACCCGAGAGGACCTCCAGGGTGGGTTCGAGGCGACGGGAGGGATTGCCGGGGGTCTCAGGACAGAAAAGACTTTCCCTGGGGCTGAGGCAGGAGCGAAAGTGGAGGGGCAGGCTGCGCGGAGACGGCCGACGCGGATGGGGAAGCACCTCGTCTTGGGCGAGGGGCGCCTTGGCAAAGTCATCCtggcggaggagagagaaacgcgacgacCCGCGGCAGTGAAGATGATCGACAAACGCATGCTGCGCGGCGCAAACGTGGACCAGCAGAACTTCCGACAAGAGGTTGAGGTGCACAG GCGCCTTCCGGCTCATCGAAACATCGTGGGCATGCGCGACGTGTATGAAGACCGAGACACGCTGTACATGGTGATGGAGCTCTGCGATCGCGCGAACCTGCTGGATAAAATCGTCGAGGAGGGCCCGCTGGAGGAGGACCTCGCGCGGAAAATCTTTCTCCAG ATCCTCGCCGCGGTGATGCACTGCCACCAACACAACATCGTCCACCGGGACTTGAAGCCGGAAAACATTTTATTTGTGCTGCCGAGTTCCCGCGAGGAGGCGCCCAATCTTGCCTGTACCTGCTGCGGCTCTCACGCTTCGCTAGAGAGACACTTGAAGAGCCACGAGGCGTGTGGCGACTGGAGAGACACTCCCCGCGGCGAGCTGAGTCCGTCGCTGAAGTCGACGCCCTTCTGCTCGCCGGCGCTGCCCCCTGCCCTGCCCGCGGGTCCACGGCGCGGGCCCGGGTCTCCCGGCTTGGAGCCCAAGGCGGTCGCGGCGTGTGGGGACTGTCTCTGCGACTGGAGCCTCGAAGGCCCGCGGGGCGAACCGCAGCCCTGCGCCTGTGCGCGCAAGTCGCCGCTCTGGAACGCCACGGTGAAGCTCACGGATTTCGGGGCTGCCTGTGCGTCGGCGAAGGGCGAGCTCCTGGGCACCGCGTGTGGAACGGTTCACTAT CTGGCGCCCGAGGTGTTGATGGGGAACTACTACGACGGCTTCGCAAGCGACGCATGGAGTCTTGGTGTCGTTCTTTTCACGATGCTCGCCGCAGCTCCGCCTTTCAACGgcccgacgcatgcagagctcACTCGGCAAATCACACGAG GCGAGTACCACATGACGGGGCGAGCGTGGTggcgtgtctcctcggagGCGAAGGACTTGATTCGTCGGCTGCTGGTGGTACGACCCCAGCACCGGCTCCGCGTGGAGGATGTAGTGCACCATCCGTGGGTGGTGCGAGCGGCGCCTGCTGCCCTTccgtcttttttcctcgacaATCCACActgtctcgcctcgctgGCGGCGGCCGTCCAGGCGACGCCCAGCCCGAGTTTCGCCTGCACTTCTGCCTCGtgctgtctgcatgcgcatgcacagcaaGTCCTGGGAGGCCCCTGCCTCTGA